The sequence below is a genomic window from Halalkalicoccus jeotgali B3.
GTGACGAAATTGGACCGATCTTCACTTCCATTTGTTTGAGACCACTACACTAGGAACAGCCTTAATTGATAGCAGTGTCCGTGATTGGCCAGCGGCTGAAAGAAAGACTGATAATACACCGAAACGGCGAGGAAGGAATCGTATTAGTGGGTGAAGTATTTATTGAGGAAGAATATCTTTATTGTTTCCATTATAGAGAGATGTATTGCACAAGTTCCAGTTTCTGAAATCCCTTCCCTACAGACGATATCCCTGCCTAATCATCGGTCCTCAGAGCCATGAGAGTCAATCCAATATCTACAAAATACATTTCGAAATAAAAAGCTGTTCTCAAGCGGGCTATACGGCTGAGCAGAACACGATAGTTACTGTCAGCAGATTTCCAGAGTTTGGATGAATTTTGGACTGGGTTCGGAAAACGCTCTTCTATTGATTGGTGGTGGAATCACACGGTGTGGGCCCCTGGATTCAGACACTACCTGTGGCACACACGACATGCACGATAACAGCCGAATCGTGTGAATAATCAACAACAGAGACAGGACAGAACCAGACTATGACGGAACAATCAGAGACAAACGATGACGCAAAACAGATGCCGGACTTCTCACTCAATCGGAATCCCGAGAGAGAACCCGAACAGGCGCCTACCGCCGAATCCGAGAGCGGACAATCCCGCCGCGGATTTCTCGCTGCATCCGCAGCAGTTGGACTCGGCGCCGCAGGCATGACCGGGTCGGCTAGTGCCCACGACGGTGGCGATGATGAGAGCAGTAAGTACCATGATGACGACGACAACAACAACAAAATGAACGAGATCGAAGTCGACGCAGGCGCTGGATTCACCGTACAGGATATCGTTGATAACCCAGACGGGTTTTTCGTGGACGTCCACACCGAAGAGTTCGTTCCCGGTGCGATCCGGGGGCAAATACACGGCGAACCAGGAGATACGCAGTTCCTCGTGCAGGCCGACGGTGACCAAGTCGTTGACGGTGACTCTGGCGAGGTTGGTATCGGTGATCCAGAGGGAAGTGGTCTCTATGAGCTAGAGCTGCAGCCCGAGGAGAACATCATCTGCTTCGACATCGCCGTCGATGTGACGCCACCATACCAGAGCCCTGCGAACACAGCAACCCACATTCACGAGGCGCCGGAAGGAGAGGCTGGACCGCCACGTGTCGTATTCCCGGATCCGACGCCGAATGATCCGGAGGTACAGCAGGTCCGAGAGAGCGTTGGCTGCCTGCCTGGTGAGTTCGCGACCATGACAGGTGTGATGATTCCTGTCGAGGACAATCCGCGAGTTGACGCCGATAACGTCGAAAAGAAAGAAGTGTACATGCCAAAAGACAAGGATTGTTAACGAAGACGACTGGTGTCTTCCCACGATCCCTTCAGCCGGCCCCAAACGGAGAAACTACCGAAGGGGTCCCGCCCTGGGAATCACTCCGCTGACAATCATCACCCTCTCTACTTCCGGTCTTTGACCAACGGGGAGGAGGCGTGGCAACAGAATAATAAAAAACGACGAAATGGGGCTGTGAGCCCGATACACTGCACAGTTGATGAACAACTCGACGTAACCGAAGCTCGGAGAACACAATGACTGACCACGACGACGCGAACGATAGGACGAACCGACAAACCGGCCGAATGCCCGATTACCCACTAAACAGGAGCTGGTCGGCTGGTCTGCACGTGAGCAATGAAGCAACTAAAGAGGAGACTGACGCTGCTCGTCACAGCTCTTCTCGGCGTGGGTTCTTAGCTGGAACCGCGGCTGTGGGACTCGGCGCCGCCGGACTTGCCTCACCGGCCGGGGCCGACAACCACGACGATAGCGAGAAGGACACTGGAGACTCCGAAATCGAGGACGGTGCACGCATTGTTCACCTCTCGCCCGATGCTCCCATTGTGGACGTCTACGTCGACGGAGAGCTGTGGTTTGAGGATGTCGAGCCATTCGTGACCCAGACACCATACCTTGAGTACGTGCCTGGAACATACACGGTCCAGTTCACCCCTGCCGGCGAGGGGCCCGAGGCGGCGGTCCTCGAATCCGAGGTCACCTTCGAGGAAGGACGCTATACGGTTGCCGCCGTTGGCGAAGCCTGTGCGGGAAGCGACGAACCACTACGGATCGTTTCCTTCGAAGACGATACGACACCAACGTCGTCGGGACACGCCCGTCTCCGGGGTATTCATGCATCAGTCGACGCTCCACGTGTCGATGTCACCGTTCGAAACGGCGAAGAGACCGTCTTTGAGAACCTCGGGTTCGGAGAGGGGGATTACGGCGAAGTGGCGGCTGACGAAACGGTTCTTGAGATACGCGAGAGCGCGACTGGTGAAATCGTTGAGCGCTTTGAGATCGGGTTCGAAGCGGGGGCAGTCTATACGGTGTTCGCCCTCGGATACGTTGATCCAACTACTGCACCCGAAAGCGCGGTCGAAAACGCCTCGTTTGCACTTGGGATTACTGAGGACGCGATACCGGGTGAACGGTAAGCCGATGACACATGTTGTCTAGATTCCGAGTAGTTGAATGGTTCTTCTATGAGCGATCAGAATGAACCGCTATCATTACAGTGGCAAGTGGAAATAAAGAGAATAATGGAGGCCGTTCTCTGGTACGTGCTCACCGGAACTCGCGGGGGGCCGAACCGGGTGCGCCTCCTGCAGGCGATTAATGAACGGCCACGCAATGCCAACCAGTTTGCCGAGGCTCTCGACCTCGATTACACGACGATTCGCCATCACCTCGAGGTCCTGATAGACAATGGGATGGTTCGGAAGAGTGGCGGCGACTACGGCGCGGTGTATCTGACAACCGAGCAGGTCGACCACCATTGGGAGACTGTCGAAACGATCAGCGAACAGGTGGAATGAGTATGGACGAATTTGGGAAAGTGTATATCCGAACACAGCAGAAAGAGGGCGTGTAGATGGGTCCCTGGACAGCAGCCGTCGCTCCGATCATCGGCTTCCCTCCGCTCTCTCTCTCCCTCGTAGCGACGGCGTTGGCGCCGCTGCAGGCCGACCCCGGTATCTGGCCAACGGTCGCTCGAGTCTCGGTTACACTGAACGCTCTCCTATTGCTTGCGCTCGGCGCTCTGTGGGCGCGTAACTATTGGCAGTTCCGTTCAAAACACACGCTTGGGCTGTTCGTTTTCTCACTGCTGCTGCTTGCGGAGAACGTACTGGCACTCTACTATTACATGG
It includes:
- a CDS encoding DUF4397 domain-containing protein → MTDHDDANDRTNRQTGRMPDYPLNRSWSAGLHVSNEATKEETDAARHSSSRRGFLAGTAAVGLGAAGLASPAGADNHDDSEKDTGDSEIEDGARIVHLSPDAPIVDVYVDGELWFEDVEPFVTQTPYLEYVPGTYTVQFTPAGEGPEAAVLESEVTFEEGRYTVAAVGEACAGSDEPLRIVSFEDDTTPTSSGHARLRGIHASVDAPRVDVTVRNGEETVFENLGFGEGDYGEVAADETVLEIRESATGEIVERFEIGFEAGAVYTVFALGYVDPTTAPESAVENASFALGITEDAIPGER
- a CDS encoding winged helix-turn-helix domain-containing protein — translated: MEAVLWYVLTGTRGGPNRVRLLQAINERPRNANQFAEALDLDYTTIRHHLEVLIDNGMVRKSGGDYGAVYLTTEQVDHHWETVETISEQVE